In Salarias fasciatus chromosome 4, fSalaFa1.1, whole genome shotgun sequence, the DNA window CTGGACGAGGACCCGGAGCGGCAGGGACTCCAGCATGTGTCTGTGCTGCATGTGACGTTCCGCGGCGTCGCACTTCCCTCTgtcttctccagctgcagtggagggtcctgctgggtggggggcgcCGTGTGGGCTCGGGGTCGGACCGGGGTCAGGCTCAGGTCAGGGCCagagtcagggtctgggtcacaGCACTCAGTCTACACAACTCAGTGCATTTTTCTCTCACAAGTGTAGTAATCCAAacttatatgtgtgtgtgtgtgtgtgtgtgtgtgtgtgtctgtgtgcgtgtgtgtgtgtgtctgtgcatgtgcatgtgtggggTTGGTTCATAAGAACCGGTTCAACTGTCCGTCCTGCTTTAAGAGCTACCGAACCATGCTGGACCTGGCCCAGCACCGCTGCAGCGCCGCGGCCAAAAACCAGGTTGGTGCGAGCACGAGTGagactgaggtgtgtgtgagagagtgtgtgaggcagACAGCAGGGAACTTTGAGGAAGGCTCAGTGTCACCGGGGTTAGCGCTggagggctgtcaaacatatggcccgcCACCCAGAACTGGCCTCCATTAGAGCTGCTCAGAGGACATTAGAAAGGACAGAGTGGAGGTGAAGTCTGCTTCTCTGGATCAGTGGACACTGGAGACCAGCCGAGCCCAGGACCCTGTCCCGCTGTGCAGGCCCGGCTCTAACCCTCCTGCCGTCTCATCCAGAGAAGAAAGCTTCCTGCAGATCTCAGAGCACTTCCTGCTCTGCGGTCACAGTAAAAGCTACGTTTTCATCGCATGTTTCCCCTTTTTGCCCTGAATTTGGTTAAAGCCTAAATGGACCAATCGGAAGGCTCAGTCTGGAATCAGAGTGCCGGTGGCTGTGACGAGAGGAGTGTGTAGGTTCTGGATGCTAACGCAGGTCTGCTGGTCCACTGGTGCCGCGGGCCTCAGTCCGGTTCCTTCAGGGAAACCAGGTCACACTGCAGAGCTCTCCCAGCGACTTCCTCCCTTGCTCCCTCCATTCACGTTCAGTTATCAGGAAGATCTCATGACCTGAAGCGTTACAAGCTAGCAGCCGGtgagaagaggtgtgtgtgatggtggaAGAGGCTGAGCAACATCTGGTGCTGCCAGATGTGGAAGAAGCCTGGCGCTGCTCACAGTGTGGCTCAGGGAATGAGACTGAAGCCGTGGCAGACTGTccggggggtgtgtgtgtgtgtgtgtgtgcgcgtgtggtgtgtgtgcgtgcgtgtgtgtgtgtgcgcgtgtgcgtgtgcgtgtgcgtgtgtaagagtgcatgtggtgtgtgtgcgtgcgtgtgtgtgtgtgtgtgtgtgtgtgtgtgtgtgtgtgcgtgcgtgtgtgcgtgtgcttgtGTAAGAGTGCGTGTGtgcttgtggtgtgtgtgcgtgcgtgtgtgtgtgtgtgtgtgtgtgtgtgcgtgtgcgcacatGTGCAGTGTGACCGCTCCATCTCATCAGAGCAGGTCAGCAGCCAGGGCAGGGAGAGCCAGCAGGACGAGCTGGATGTGGACAGACTCATCACACCCAtccgtcaccccccccccccctcggtcTCAGCTCGTTGTTTGAACACccctctcctcctgttcttgCAGTCCGGGGGCCGTCGATCCAACTACTCAGCGAGCGCtcgccgccagcagcagcagcagcagcagcagagcagcagttccTCCATGATGCAGCCGCAGCACGGGGGCCATGGACAGCAGGACGCTCTGCCGTCCCACTGCGTCTCACCCATGTCCCAAGGAGGACCGGCCAGCCAGACGGTATCCGACCCCCACCAGGTACACCCCGGAGGCAGCTCTCTGGGCGTTAGCGTGTAGCTCCCTGAAGCTAACCCGTGACCCCCCGTCTGCAGGGCCGCTCCAGCTCGGTGTCGTCCCAGAGCAGCCAGAGCATGAggagctcctcctccaacaAGCACGTGTCCTCCTCCAgcgcctcctcctcgtcctcctcctactccctgctgcagccgctggtGCCCGAGGTAAAGGAGCTCAGCTCCGGATACACTAGGCTGAGCGCCAACCCCATGGTAGGAGAGAgcgccgccgcacgccgcccccccaccccccgcccacTACTAACCCGAGGAGGGAGGCCCGGGAGgctccctgctcctccagctcctcctccagctcctccccaCTCACTACTAACCTGAGGAGGGAGGCTCCCCGCTCTTTCCCACCctccccagctcctccagctcctccagctcctccagctcctcctcctactTCTGACTTTAGTCTGCCGACAAACAAGTGTCCATAGTTTGTTCCAAGCAGAGCTCCAGGACCTGTTAGGGTTCAGAACAGACCTCCAGGACCTGTTAGGGTTCTGAGTAGAGCTCCAGGACCTGTTAGGGTTCTGAGTAGAGCTCCAGGACCTGTTAGGGTTCTGAGTAGAGCTCCAGGACCTGTTAGGGTTCCGAGCACAGCTCCAGGACCTGTTAGGGTTCCGAGCACAGCTCCAGGACCTGTTAATTCAgcttcaattcagttttatttatgaagtgccaattacaacatagtggtttcgagacacttttacagagaaacccaacagatccacatgagcaagaaccctgcagaaccaggctcagaggtggtcttcctgctgtcccggatggggtgaggggacagaaagaggagataggacagacaggttcttgtatctacagacagttcatatataaacagagaacagaggctacaagaggaaccaTCATCACGGTCATGTAGTAATAGAATGAAACTAcactgaaacgagagaaggagcagagctgggagccagttccacatggtagaacccggggttcagtaaaccttccacccactgggtccgggttcctccgttaatcagtggagcagctgctttgTTTGATGCTCAGTTAGAATTCACCCAttggatccaggctgtctcagtggatcagctgattgatgttctgtctgagATCCCTCAAGaccggctctagtccacctcagagacagcctcttggtccagggttctggtgttctgactatttggtctcccacagtggaaagagagagagagggcgagagatcattttatttccattgaagtggacacaggttcacagatttatacaataaatccacgactcattttcccaacatcaccttacagaacagttacataatagttgagagagagagagagagagagagagagcaggcgcGACCCCCTAACTGTAAACTTTATTGAATATAAAGGTCTTAAGCCTCGTCACAAAAACCGAGACTGTGTCGGCCTCCCTTACATAGTTCTGAGCAGAGCTCCAGGACCTGTTAGGGTTCAGAACAGACCTCCAGGACCTGTTAGGGTTCCAAGCAGAGCTCCAGGACCTGTTAGGGTTCAGAACAGACCTCCAGGACCTGTTAGGGTTCTGAGTAGAgctccaggacctctagaagTTTGTGGGCCAGTGTAGCTGTGTTGATCCAGTTCAAGCTTGGAGCCGCTGCTCAGTTTGGTGAGGTGGTCTGGTTTCCTCTTCACCAGTCCAGTCTGGGCTCAGGGGGTTTCGTCCTGAGCCCGGGTGTGGGTGTGTCTGAGGCTTGTTCAGCTGTGGATCATAGTGTTCGGGTGGTTTGATCTCCTGGAGCCTCCTGCAAGGCTTCACGGCCCGTTAGGACCTGGGGGTTCAGTCAGTCTCCATGGGGCCCCTGCTCTGAACTGTGGACCTTGTTTGCAGTGAAACGCTGTCTAACTGGACTAACCTgggtctcctccagctcccagtaTTCAACTTGCAACCTCCAACCTCCTCCCACGCTGAACCTCGGAGTCTCTCGCATGTTTCTCAGCTGCTGCCCACGAAATGCTCAACGTTTTCACTGAGTCCAcacatcttcctcctgaagcagactgtttccatggtgacggctttagatgaagcagactgtttccatggtgacggctttagatgaagcagactgtttccatggtgacggctttggatgaagcagactgtttccatggtgacggctttagatgaagcagactgtttccatggtgacggctttagatgaagcagactgtttccatggtgacggctttagatgaagcagactgtttccatggtgacggctttagatgaagcagactgtttccatggtgacggctttggatgaagcagactgtttccatggtgacggctttagatgaagcagactgtttccatggtgacggctttagatgaagcagactgtttccatggtgacggctttagatgaagcagactgtttccatggtgacggctttagatgaagcagactgtttccatggtgacggctttggatgaagcagactgtttccatggtgacggctttagatgaagcagactgtttccatggtgacggctttagatgaagcagactgtttccatggtgacggctttagatgaagcagactgtttccatggtgacggctttggatgaagcagactgtttccatggtgacggctttagatgaagcagactgtttccatggtgacggctttagatgaagcagactgtttccatggtgacggctttagatgaagcagactgtttccatggtgacggctttagatgaagcagactgtttccatggtgacagcTTTGGATGAAGCagactgtttccatggtgacggctttagatgaagcagactgtttccatggtgacagcTTTGGATGAAGCAGagactgtttccatggtgacgccTTCAGATGAGACTGAGCCAGTCTTAGCATGTTCTCAGTCTTTGATGGTCTTCTAatctcctccctctgtctgctctcctcAGCCCAAACACCAGGACGCGTTCTCCCTGGCCCCCCAGCGGCCCCTCACCACCATCAACCCCATCAGCCACCCGCTCCACCCGAACGGCGCCCCCACGCTGAAGCCGCCGCCGGTGCCCCGCAGCATCCAGGCCATGCCCTGGGAGCAGCGCTCGCTCTACAATCAATGAGAGTCCCCCAGCAGACAGCACCGCCCACCTCACCTCCACGACCCCCACACCCCGCCGGAGCCCGGGACGGAGGGCCGCGGACGTCCCCGCTCTGCGGACGCCTCTTTGGAACGCCGTTTGGGAACCATTGAGAACTAGTAGAGAACGGTTACTGAGTAGTTAGGTTGGAAACGACGTTTTGCCTTGCCCCTCATGTATGATCTATGCCATGTACTGGATATAAGTTAAAGTGTCTGTCCTCTCCCGTCCTGCTGTAGTTATATCTATCATTCCCCTATGAGTAGTGTCCCCGCCCCCTCCATGTACTAAATACCACGAAAGGTTCTTTTATTGAGAGTGTGTCCTCCAGTGATGAAACCATGTGGCCAGCGTGTGGCAGAGCAGCTTTTCTATCCTCTGGAAGGGAGGAAGGGATCTGGAACCAGGGACTCGTGCTGCCTGGACTCCCTCAGTGTTAGAGAATGAACATTGTGTTGTGGTGGAGCcgccctccgccctccgccctcAACCCTCTGCCCTcaaccctccaccctctgccctctgccctccaccctctgccctctgctgtcCGTCCTCAACCCTCTGCCCTCCACCCTCAACCCTCCGCCCTCAACCCTCTGCCCTCCACCCTTagccctctgccctctgccctccaccCTCAACCCTCCACCCTCAACCCTCCGCCCTCCACTCTCCACCCTCAACCCTCTgccctccgccctccgccctcAACCCTCCACCCTCAACCCTCCGCCCTCCACTCTCCACCCTCAACCCTCCGCCCTCTGCCCTCCACCCTCAaccctcccccctccgccctccgccctcCGTCAGCCTGACCTCCTGCTCCGAGACGTGGCCTCCAACACGGACTCTTCTTTTAACACACAACTGAACACTCACCTTTTTCTAAGCGGGCGTCTGCCCGCCGCTTTGTGGATATTGTAGTTTTAATAATACTGTTGCGGGATGGACTCCAGAAGACCACCGTGTGGCGCCACCTTTCTGTTCTGACTGTTACCacgtctgtcctccaccttccGGCACTTCCAGACCAgtgctgtgtgtgactgaccCCACCCCCACCGTGTAGAGCTGGCTGGCCCCCGGCCTGtcccgacccctgacccccgaccccctcGGGGGGCCGGGGGCGCGGGTCCAGCCTGTAGTGACGGTTCGGCCGCTTAACCTCCACAGTCCTACTGACATTGTATTTTCTCTAATTCTTAAagttgtttctatttttattcaTGACATGTTTTCATCGTTGCTTTCTCTCcttgtaaagtgtctttgagtatTTAGAAAAGTgttatacaaataaaatgttttattattatcaccATCAGCACTGCTTTCACCGCTCCGCCACCggagacaggacaggacgggGGACGCTCTGAGAGACGGGGGAcgctgagagacaggagacgctctgagagacaggagacgctgagagacaggagacgctgagagacaggagacgctctgagagacaggagacgctct includes these proteins:
- the LOC115387556 gene encoding zinc finger protein 646-like isoform X1, translating into MYARTNTGSTHGDFQDRNGVNYVTSTESFSHCSQLFWKKDPNDSGPSSTISWCDQLPTSSAALSSSALSSASLSMESRAQAPTSTAASAADDMESDERPYVCDLCTCAYKHASSLLNHKLTHKTGDFRCDFCSKPYTNYMSLRNHMRIHGQKRYMCDLCGKAFRLARYLRNHQRIHDDGPNRFDCPSCCKSYRTMLELAQHRCTAASSNQNRFNCPSCFKSYRTMLDLAQHRCSAAAKNQSGGRRSNYSASARRQQQQQQQQSSSSSMMQPQHGGHGQQDALPSHCVSPMSQGGPASQTVSDPHQGRSSSVSSQSSQSMRSSSSNKHVSSSSASSSSSSYSLLQPLVPEVKELSSGYTRLSANPMPKHQDAFSLAPQRPLTTINPISHPLHPNGAPTLKPPPVPRSIQAMPWEQRSLYNQ